One window of Dehalobacterium formicoaceticum genomic DNA carries:
- a CDS encoding YitT family protein, which produces MKVKEVGRDIILIILSSIFIALAVNVFIMPNHLVSGGISGLAIMTNHFTAWSVGLLITLYNIPIMIWARKELNIRFITYTILAISLQSILLEYVNPTTYTNDPLLASIFGGILMGVGGGIIIRQSGSSGGIDVVGIVLRKRLGISIGTVSSLSNLFIIGMAALIFGLEPAMYSIISILVSGLSVDLVLKGLNTKLTAMIVSNYSHEIKDAIMNQLNRGVTLMHGRGGFQQIDKDVIFCVVNQFELARLKDLVLSIDAHAFMTISETTEVLGRFTEHSFLWKNNMQAPPEIIKE; this is translated from the coding sequence GTGAAAGTCAAAGAAGTCGGGCGAGATATAATTTTAATTATCTTAAGCTCGATCTTTATCGCCCTTGCAGTAAATGTTTTTATAATGCCCAACCATCTGGTCTCCGGGGGTATCTCCGGTTTGGCCATTATGACCAACCATTTTACTGCCTGGTCGGTAGGACTTTTAATTACCCTTTATAACATTCCCATTATGATATGGGCACGAAAGGAATTAAACATTCGTTTCATCACTTATACCATTCTCGCCATCTCCCTCCAATCAATTTTATTGGAGTATGTCAACCCAACAACATATACCAACGATCCCTTGCTGGCCAGCATTTTTGGCGGGATTCTTATGGGCGTGGGGGGTGGCATTATTATCCGTCAGTCCGGTTCCTCCGGTGGGATTGACGTCGTTGGCATTGTCTTACGAAAAAGACTGGGTATCAGTATCGGAACAGTGTCCTCTCTGTCCAACCTGTTTATCATTGGGATGGCAGCTTTAATCTTTGGCTTGGAACCGGCAATGTACAGCATCATCAGTATCTTGGTCAGCGGATTATCCGTCGATCTGGTACTGAAAGGATTAAACACAAAGCTTACCGCTATGATCGTTTCTAACTATTCCCATGAGATCAAAGATGCCATTATGAATCAGCTGAACCGTGGGGTAACCCTGATGCATGGCAGAGGAGGTTTTCAACAAATTGATAAAGATGTAATCTTTTGTGTCGTCAATCAATTTGAATTGGCCCGTTTAAAGGACCTGGTTTTAAGCATCGATGCTCATGCTTTTATGACCATTTCCGAAACCACCGAGGTGCTGGGGCGCTTCACTGAGCATTCCTTCCTCTGGAAAAACAATATGCAAGCACCCCCCGAAATAATTAAAGAATGA
- a CDS encoding uridine kinase family protein: protein MQETHLNLSRQTVKLILIKTVQDLFPDDTLKIAYSIPEGVFCRLLNSALSIREVKQLNLKLQEEVRQDLKISLLKYEHGYYHYQINDRIIKTIYPAHDHTSLVEPFQVIPFYDGFIVNFSQRDQDLPLILPEKLAATYEESQKGLENINLELVSDINEYISSGRTLELISLAEALQEKKIVNIADMILSQRRRIRVILISGPSSSGKTSFTRRLAIQLRVNGLKPISLGVDDYFVEREQTPRDENGNYDFDTIKALDVALLQKHIKELIKGETVETPLFDFLTGTRKKETKTMRLNDDEILIIEGIHALNPKLIPSGNKNVFYKIYISALFELNVDLINRTPTTEVRMIRRMVRDARSRGFSPENTLKQWPSVRRGENNNVFKYQEEADVMINSSLIYEMNALSALAPPILEEIKKDSPYYDIKERLISLLSFFQPMDTAQIPFNSILREFIGNSICFPE from the coding sequence ATGCAAGAAACTCATTTGAATTTATCCCGGCAAACCGTTAAATTAATCCTGATTAAAACGGTGCAAGATCTATTTCCCGATGACACCCTAAAGATCGCTTACTCCATCCCCGAGGGGGTTTTTTGCCGTCTGCTAAACTCGGCCCTCTCCATCCGCGAAGTAAAGCAATTAAATTTGAAACTCCAGGAGGAAGTACGGCAGGACCTTAAGATCTCTCTTTTAAAATATGAACATGGCTATTATCACTATCAAATCAACGATCGGATAATTAAAACGATCTATCCGGCTCATGACCATACCTCATTGGTGGAACCTTTTCAGGTAATTCCCTTTTACGACGGTTTTATCGTGAATTTTTCCCAAAGAGATCAGGACTTACCCTTGATCCTTCCGGAAAAATTAGCAGCAACCTATGAAGAATCCCAGAAAGGTTTAGAGAATATTAACCTGGAATTGGTTAGCGATATCAATGAGTATATCAGTTCCGGCAGAACTTTGGAACTAATCAGCCTGGCAGAAGCCCTGCAAGAAAAGAAAATCGTTAATATTGCGGATATGATCTTAAGCCAACGGCGCAGAATACGGGTCATTTTGATTTCCGGCCCATCCTCATCAGGCAAAACATCTTTTACCCGGCGGCTTGCCATTCAGCTAAGGGTGAATGGTCTCAAGCCTATCTCCCTGGGCGTGGACGATTACTTTGTGGAGCGTGAACAGACGCCTCGTGATGAAAACGGTAATTATGATTTTGACACCATCAAAGCTCTGGACGTGGCCCTTTTACAAAAACATATCAAAGAATTGATCAAAGGTGAAACGGTTGAGACACCTCTTTTCGATTTTCTTACCGGAACACGTAAAAAAGAGACAAAAACCATGCGTTTGAACGATGATGAAATCCTCATTATTGAAGGAATTCATGCCCTAAATCCCAAATTAATTCCTTCCGGTAATAAAAATGTTTTTTATAAGATTTATATCAGCGCTCTTTTCGAGCTCAATGTAGATCTTATCAACAGAACCCCTACGACAGAGGTACGGATGATCCGGCGTATGGTCAGAGATGCCCGTTCCAGGGGCTTCTCCCCTGAAAATACCTTGAAACAATGGCCCAGTGTACGTCGGGGTGAAAATAACAATGTCTTTAAATATCAGGAAGAAGCGGATGTCATGATTAATTCCAGCTTGATCTATGAAATGAATGCCCTTAGTGCATTGGCTCCGCCAATCTTGGAAGAGATCAAAAAAGACAGTCCCTATTATGATATAAAAGAACGACTCATAAGTCTATTATCCTTTTTTCAGCCTATGGATACGGCACAAATTCCCTTCAATTCTATCCTGAGAGAATTCATCGGTAACAGTATTTGTTTTCCGGAATAA
- a CDS encoding CCA tRNA nucleotidyltransferase → MIDKDKIPESVWRTLETLQFHGYESFLVGGAVRDLLMGKIPQDFDICTAGTPEEVKKLFPKVVETGLPFGTVTVIEESLGVEVTTFRARDSALKAQVEKNTVREDVSARDFTINGLLFDGKELIDLVGGLPDLLGGKIKGIGQPCNRYREDPLRMIRGIRFHCQLGFEIEKKTLEAIFPQAYLIERVAPERIREELIKILISEQPASGFNLLHQTGLLKYILPELENCFGFEQRNPHHNQDVFHHIMTVLEKTSPDLILRLAALFHDIGKPVTFSLDEKEVGHFYGHELQSQKMTDEIMSRLKWDRKTKDQVTLLVGEHMHHLSPMKGKALKRMLNRLGKENMERLLDLQAADLKACSSSQDSLSIEVIKKEINRILATQEPISLKDLAIGGKDLIEIGYPPGPEIGKALHLLLEKVQENPGINSSKELKKLARGFRPIF, encoded by the coding sequence ATGATTGATAAGGATAAAATACCGGAAAGTGTATGGAGGACTTTGGAAACCCTTCAGTTCCATGGTTATGAAAGTTTTTTGGTGGGCGGGGCGGTACGGGATCTTCTAATGGGCAAAATCCCCCAGGATTTTGATATCTGCACGGCAGGAACCCCCGAAGAGGTGAAAAAACTGTTTCCCAAAGTGGTAGAAACGGGTCTTCCTTTCGGTACCGTGACGGTGATTGAGGAATCCCTTGGAGTGGAGGTAACCACCTTTCGCGCGCGGGACTCCGCACTAAAGGCCCAGGTTGAAAAAAATACGGTCAGGGAGGATGTTTCGGCTCGGGATTTTACTATTAATGGTTTGCTTTTTGACGGCAAAGAATTAATTGATCTGGTAGGTGGCCTGCCGGACCTTCTTGGGGGAAAAATCAAAGGGATTGGTCAGCCCTGTAATAGATACCGGGAAGATCCTTTACGGATGATCCGGGGCATTCGCTTCCATTGTCAGCTTGGTTTTGAAATCGAAAAAAAGACCTTAGAGGCGATATTTCCCCAGGCTTATTTGATTGAAAGGGTGGCGCCGGAAAGAATTCGGGAAGAATTGATTAAAATTCTGATCAGTGAGCAGCCGGCATCCGGTTTTAATCTTCTTCATCAGACCGGTCTGTTAAAGTATATTTTGCCGGAGTTGGAAAACTGTTTCGGCTTTGAACAAAGGAATCCTCATCATAATCAGGATGTTTTTCACCACATTATGACGGTGCTGGAGAAGACATCTCCTGATTTGATCCTGCGCCTGGCAGCACTTTTTCATGATATCGGTAAACCTGTAACCTTTTCTTTAGATGAAAAGGAGGTAGGGCATTTTTACGGTCACGAGCTGCAGAGTCAAAAAATGACTGATGAGATCATGTCACGACTGAAGTGGGACCGCAAAACAAAGGATCAGGTCACTCTTTTAGTAGGTGAACATATGCATCATCTCTCCCCGATGAAAGGAAAAGCATTGAAAAGAATGCTTAATCGGCTGGGAAAAGAAAATATGGAGCGCCTTTTGGATTTGCAGGCTGCTGATCTCAAAGCTTGCTCTTCTTCCCAGGATTCATTAAGCATTGAAGTAATAAAAAAGGAGATCAACCGAATTCTGGCTACCCAGGAGCCAATTTCCCTGAAGGATTTGGCCATTGGGGGGAAGGATCTGATCGAGATAGGCTATCCGCCGGGACCGGAGATCGGCAAAGCACTGCACCTGCTTTTAGAAAAAGTGCAGGAAAACCCCGGGATTAATTCTTCAAAGGAGCTTAAAAAACTGGCCCGAGGGTTCAGGCCAATTTTTTAA
- a CDS encoding indolepyruvate oxidoreductase subunit beta, whose protein sequence is MSETKSVLLVGVGGQGIILASKILSEGLIQLGYDVKMSEIHGMAQRGGSVTTQIRYGEKVYSPIIDRGEADVILAFEKVEALRSLPHLKKGGKLLINDHEIYSLPVLIGQQAYPENIIDKIREQVEHVKAFDAVSMAEELGNIKTQNMILLGALIKALELDHVEWSELVRDHLPEKVHDLNLKALEAGMNV, encoded by the coding sequence ATGTCTGAGACGAAGAGCGTTTTATTAGTCGGCGTTGGGGGTCAGGGGATTATTCTTGCCTCGAAGATTTTATCCGAGGGCTTAATACAATTAGGCTATGATGTAAAAATGTCCGAAATCCACGGTATGGCACAAAGGGGCGGCAGTGTGACCACCCAGATAAGATATGGGGAAAAGGTTTATTCCCCTATCATTGACCGGGGGGAGGCAGATGTAATTCTCGCTTTTGAGAAGGTAGAGGCCTTACGCAGTCTGCCCCACTTAAAAAAAGGAGGGAAACTTTTGATCAACGATCATGAGATCTATTCCCTGCCCGTCTTAATCGGTCAACAGGCCTATCCGGAAAATATCATTGACAAGATCCGGGAACAGGTGGAACATGTTAAGGCCTTTGATGCCGTATCTATGGCGGAAGAATTGGGCAACATCAAGACGCAGAATATGATATTGCTAGGTGCCTTAATCAAAGCTCTGGAGCTGGACCATGTTGAATGGAGCGAACTTGTAAGAGATCATCTCCCGGAAAAGGTACATGATCTCAATCTGAAGGCATTAGAGGCGGGGATGAATGTATAA
- the iorA gene encoding indolepyruvate ferredoxin oxidoreductase subunit alpha, with product MKKIMSGNEAIARGAFEAGCLVAAAYPGTPSTEILENIAQYQEIYAEWAPNEKVAVEVVCGSSIGGARSLAAMKHVGLNVAADPLFTIAYEGVNGGLVLVSADDPGTHSSQNEQDNRLYAPFAKVAMLEPSDSQECKDFVKEAFALSEQFDTPVLFRVSTRVCHSKSLVELGERVEVGVKDYQKNIKKYIMVPAHSKVRHFDVEERLLALQAYANRSTLNRIEWGKKKIGIITSGISYQHAKEVFGDKASYLKIGFSHPLPDKMIKSFAKAVDKLYVVEEGEPYLENAVRALGINCIGKEFIPRCGELTPQIIRQALLPSKKTASYQTDLTIPARPPVLCAGCPHRGIFYAVSKHKDVIATGDIGCYTLGMAPPLNVTDIVICMGAGISAGLGFKRAAMQGGRTDKVFGFIGDSTFYHSGITGLIDAVYNNTPMVTVILDNSITAMTGHQENPGTGKTLQGKPAPVIDIEGLVKAVGIQEKNIRVVDPYDLTATKKAVQEAYDATEPFVIITKQPCALLKPVQKKRAQLHCVIDQEKCTKCKSCLRIGCPAISFKNDQMNIDQASCNGCTLCRQVCKFDAIEKVGE from the coding sequence ATGAAGAAAATCATGTCCGGGAATGAAGCCATCGCCCGCGGCGCTTTTGAAGCGGGATGTTTGGTCGCAGCAGCGTACCCAGGCACACCAAGTACAGAAATTCTGGAGAATATTGCCCAGTATCAGGAGATTTATGCTGAGTGGGCGCCTAATGAAAAAGTGGCGGTAGAGGTCGTTTGTGGTTCCTCCATTGGGGGAGCTCGCTCTTTGGCAGCTATGAAGCATGTGGGATTAAATGTGGCGGCGGATCCATTATTCACCATTGCTTATGAAGGTGTTAACGGAGGTTTGGTGCTGGTCTCGGCAGATGATCCGGGAACCCACAGTTCTCAAAATGAGCAGGATAACAGGCTTTATGCCCCCTTTGCCAAGGTGGCGATGCTGGAGCCCTCTGACAGCCAGGAATGCAAGGATTTTGTCAAAGAGGCTTTTGCCCTCAGCGAACAATTTGATACCCCGGTTTTATTCCGTGTTTCTACCCGGGTCTGTCATAGCAAGAGTCTGGTGGAATTAGGGGAAAGAGTGGAAGTAGGAGTTAAGGATTACCAAAAAAATATTAAGAAATATATTATGGTTCCCGCTCATTCCAAAGTAAGACATTTTGATGTTGAGGAGAGGCTTCTAGCCCTTCAGGCTTATGCCAACCGTTCGACCTTGAACCGCATTGAATGGGGCAAGAAAAAAATCGGTATCATTACCAGCGGTATATCCTACCAGCATGCGAAAGAAGTCTTTGGAGACAAAGCTTCTTATCTGAAAATTGGATTTAGTCACCCTCTGCCGGATAAAATGATCAAGAGCTTTGCCAAGGCCGTGGACAAGCTTTATGTGGTTGAAGAGGGTGAGCCATATTTGGAAAACGCAGTTCGGGCTTTAGGGATCAACTGTATCGGCAAGGAATTCATTCCCCGTTGCGGCGAATTAACGCCCCAGATTATTCGTCAAGCCTTGCTGCCCAGTAAAAAAACCGCATCTTATCAAACGGATCTGACCATACCGGCCAGACCCCCTGTTTTATGTGCCGGATGTCCCCACCGGGGAATATTCTATGCGGTCAGCAAGCATAAGGATGTCATCGCCACCGGAGATATCGGTTGTTATACCTTAGGCATGGCCCCGCCTTTAAATGTGACGGATATTGTGATCTGTATGGGTGCCGGTATATCTGCCGGACTGGGCTTTAAACGGGCTGCCATGCAAGGAGGAAGGACAGATAAGGTTTTTGGCTTCATTGGAGATTCCACCTTTTATCATTCCGGCATTACAGGATTAATTGATGCTGTTTATAATAATACGCCCATGGTGACGGTAATTCTGGATAATAGTATTACCGCCATGACCGGCCATCAGGAAAATCCCGGTACGGGGAAAACCCTGCAAGGTAAACCGGCGCCGGTGATTGATATTGAAGGATTGGTGAAAGCGGTAGGCATACAAGAGAAAAATATTCGGGTGGTAGATCCCTATGATTTGACGGCAACCAAAAAAGCGGTACAGGAAGCTTATGATGCCACAGAACCTTTTGTTATTATTACCAAGCAACCCTGTGCTCTGCTGAAACCGGTACAGAAAAAACGGGCCCAACTTCATTGTGTCATCGACCAGGAGAAATGTACCAAATGCAAATCTTGTCTGCGCATTGGCTGCCCTGCCATTTCCTTTAAAAATGATCAGATGAACATTGATCAGGCCTCTTGTAATGGGTGTACCTTATGCCGTCAGGTATGTAAATTTGATGCCATTGAAAAGGTGGGTGAGTAG